The following are from one region of the Myxocyprinus asiaticus isolate MX2 ecotype Aquarium Trade chromosome 2, UBuf_Myxa_2, whole genome shotgun sequence genome:
- the LOC127451900 gene encoding regulator of G-protein signaling 9-binding protein B-like isoform X1: protein MPLCNNKVADNGTSAQPLQEGKAMVDSLIKVVACYRHLASCVGGCTDSSSLRLDLRQTRDRAQALALSCRNHLTARLRDKNLPEDRRKETELLWVAFSSCLELLHADMCKVFSMVKHFSLAGNSTMVQTGIQGGTTEVAARALSLPDLQEANDGTQTSNMESQEQSQLEQEIAQVDRTLEDMELKVNVLRWTVEAQGPQYADPVSTDSASLALLSIDEEAAEHFCDRSQMFMAMMLCGVVLFAVVLSVCVVFLA, encoded by the exons ATGCCACTTTGCAACAACAAGGTTGCTGACAATGGAACATCAGCACAGCCACTGCAAGAGGGAAAAGCAATGGTGGATTCCCTCATTAAG GTGGTGGCATGTTATCGGCACTTGGCCTCCTGTGTTGGCGGATGCACTGACAGCTCCAGTCTGCGCCTTGATCTGCGGCAAACACGAGACCGGGCCCAGGCACTAGCACTGTCCTGCCGCAACCACCTGACAGCTCGGCTAAGAGATAAAAATTTACCAGAGGATAGAAGGAAGGAAACAGAGCTGCTGTGGGTGGCGTTCTCCTCTTGCCTGGAGCTCTTACATGCAGACATGTGCAAAGTTTTCAGCATGGTCAAGCACTTTTCCCTGGCCGGCAACAGTACCATGGTACAAACAGGCATACAGG GGGGGACAACAGAGGTGGCAGCACGGGCCTTGAGCCTGCCTGACCTGCAGGAGGCTAATGATGGCACCCAGACTTCCAACATGGAGAGTCAGGAGCAGAGTCAGCTGGAGCAGGAGATCGCGCAGGTGGACCGCACTCTGGAAGACATGGAGCTGAAGGTCAATGTTCTGCGCTGGACAGTGGAAGCACAGGGACCTCAGTATGCTGACCCCGTCAGCACTGACAGTGCCTCACTGGCGCTGCTCTCCATCGACGAAGAGGCAGCTGAGCACTTTTGCGATCGTAGCCAGATGTTCATGGCAATGATGCTGTGCGGTGTGGTACTCTTTGCCGTGGTGCTATCGGTGTGTGTGGTGTTCCTGGCATGA
- the LOC127451900 gene encoding regulator of G-protein signaling 9-binding protein B-like isoform X2, producing MVHCLIQVEVVACYRHLASCVGGCTDSSSLRLDLRQTRDRAQALALSCRNHLTARLRDKNLPEDRRKETELLWVAFSSCLELLHADMCKVFSMVKHFSLAGNSTMVQTGIQGGTTEVAARALSLPDLQEANDGTQTSNMESQEQSQLEQEIAQVDRTLEDMELKVNVLRWTVEAQGPQYADPVSTDSASLALLSIDEEAAEHFCDRSQMFMAMMLCGVVLFAVVLSVCVVFLA from the exons ATGGTCCACTGCTTGATTCAGGTGGAG GTGGTGGCATGTTATCGGCACTTGGCCTCCTGTGTTGGCGGATGCACTGACAGCTCCAGTCTGCGCCTTGATCTGCGGCAAACACGAGACCGGGCCCAGGCACTAGCACTGTCCTGCCGCAACCACCTGACAGCTCGGCTAAGAGATAAAAATTTACCAGAGGATAGAAGGAAGGAAACAGAGCTGCTGTGGGTGGCGTTCTCCTCTTGCCTGGAGCTCTTACATGCAGACATGTGCAAAGTTTTCAGCATGGTCAAGCACTTTTCCCTGGCCGGCAACAGTACCATGGTACAAACAGGCATACAGG GGGGGACAACAGAGGTGGCAGCACGGGCCTTGAGCCTGCCTGACCTGCAGGAGGCTAATGATGGCACCCAGACTTCCAACATGGAGAGTCAGGAGCAGAGTCAGCTGGAGCAGGAGATCGCGCAGGTGGACCGCACTCTGGAAGACATGGAGCTGAAGGTCAATGTTCTGCGCTGGACAGTGGAAGCACAGGGACCTCAGTATGCTGACCCCGTCAGCACTGACAGTGCCTCACTGGCGCTGCTCTCCATCGACGAAGAGGCAGCTGAGCACTTTTGCGATCGTAGCCAGATGTTCATGGCAATGATGCTGTGCGGTGTGGTACTCTTTGCCGTGGTGCTATCGGTGTGTGTGGTGTTCCTGGCATGA